Proteins encoded together in one Musa acuminata AAA Group cultivar baxijiao chromosome BXJ3-6, Cavendish_Baxijiao_AAA, whole genome shotgun sequence window:
- the LOC135641864 gene encoding uncharacterized protein LOC135641864 — protein MGVGTWISLLIAFGCLFGALNASAGDADSLYRNCVGQCEKTGDIGDQSIRHCQFQNSDVPLDSSWYMQEPLYLQWKQLNCRSDCRYYCMMQRENQREKLGQHPVKYHGKWPFKRVFIFQEPLSAVLSAFNLLMHFIGWLTFFILLRYKLPVRPQSRRTYYEYSGLWHIYGVLSMNAWFWSAIFHTRDFDLTEKLDYSSAVAVLGYSLILCLLRVFDVKDEASRVMFAAPILAFVTTHILYLNFYEMDYGWNMKVCLLMGVSQLLMWAIWGGVTRHPSRFKLWAVVFGCALAMLLEIYDFPPFHGYADAHALWHATTIPLTYLWWSFIKDDAKFRTSALVKKVK, from the exons ATGGGTGTCGGCACTTGGATTTCGCTTCTTATTGCATTCGGATGCCTATTCGGAGCTCTTAATGCCAGCGCCGGCGACGCGGATTCGCTCTACAG AAATTGTGTTGGGCAATGTGAAAAGACTGGAGATATTGGGGACCAATCCATTCGGCACTGCCAGTTTCAAAACAGTGATGTGCCTCTCGACAGTTCATGGTATATGCAAGAGCCACTttacttgcaatggaagcaactgAACTGCAGGAGTGACTGCCGGTACTACTGTATGATGCAGAGAGAAAATCAACGGGAAAAACTTGGTCAACATCCTGTTAAGTATCATGGAAAATGGCCTTTCAAACGTGTATTCATTTTCCAG GAGCCTCTTTCTGCTGTCCTCTCGGCATTCAATCTATTGATGCATTTCATTGGCTGGCTAACCTTTTTCATCTTACTACGTTACAAGTTACCTGTTAGGCCCCAGAGTCGGAGGACATACTATGAATACAGTGGATTGTGGCATATATATGGTGTCTTATCCATGAATGCTTGGTTCTGGAGTGCTATATTCCATACTCG AGACTTTGACTTGACGGAAAAGTTGGATTATTCATCTGCTGTGGCTGTGCTTGGCTATTCACTCATTTTGTGTTTACTAAGGGTATTCGATGTGAAGGATGAGGCTTCGAGGGTCATGTTTGCAGCCCCAATTTTAGCCTTTGTGACTACACATATCTTGTACCTCAACTTCTATGAAATGGACTACG GGTGGAACATGAAAGTGTGCCTTCTGATGGGTGTTTCTCAACTTCTGATGTGGGCAATTTGGGGTGGTGTAACTCGTCATCCTTCACGTTTCAAGCTCTGGGCAGTTGTATTCGGATGTGCTCTCGCAATGCTTTTGGAGATCTATGATTTCCCTCCTTTTCATGGATATGCCGATGCCCATGCTCTGTGGCACGCCACCACCATTCCCCTCACGTACCTCTGGTGGAGTTTCATCAAGGATGATGCCAAGTTCAGGACATCAGCTCTTGTGAAGAAGGTCAAGTAA